In the genome of Campylobacter sp. RM16189, the window CAGCGCAAGATAGAGCAGGGCAGTCAGCAGCTTCAAGGCGAAGTGCAAGAGCTTGCGATAGAAGAGTGGCTTAGGCTTAAATTCCCACTTGACGTGATAGAAGAGGTTAAAAAGGGTGCAAACGGCGCTGACTGCATGCAGATAGTAAACACAAGAGATATGCAAAACTGCGGTAAAATCTACTATGAGAGCAAGCGAACGAAGAATTTTTCAAACGAATGGACAGAGAAATTTAAAGCCGATATGCGTTCAAGCGGTGCTGATGTGGGAATTTTAGTAAGTGAAGCTAGACCAAAAGATATGGAGCGACTGGGGCTGGTTGATGGTGTGTGGGTGTGTTCGTATGAAGAGTTTAAGGCGCTTAGCTTTGTGCTTAGAAATGGTTTGGTTGAGCTAAAATTTGCTAAAAATTTGAGTCAAAATCAAGGTAGTAAAATCGAACTTTTATACAGTTATCTAACTAGCAATGAGTTTAAAATGCGAATTGAAGCCATTGTAGAGGGCTTTACTTCAATGCAAGATGATCTCATAAAAGAGCAAAATGCGATGAAGCGAATTTGGAAGAGTCGCGAAAAACAGATAGAAAAAGTTCGCGATAATGCCATAGAGATGTTTGGATCTATTAAAGGGATTGCTGGAAATGCTATCGGCGAGATAAAGAGGCTTGAGCTTGGATTTGATGATGGCGATGAAATGCAGAGTGAGTGAAATTTGAGATCAAATTTCACAAATTTGCTTAATTGTTTCGCAATTTAATATTAGATTATACGAGAATGCGTCTATAACGATACCAGCATATTTTTCTTTTGAGGCTTCTAGCATAGCAAGATAGTTTTTAATCTGTAAATTTAACACTTCTTGTTCGCTATCACTTCTCCATTTCATCATTTCTTCTTTGCTTGTAAAAGCTGGAAAATAGCTGAGAGTACTTTCTTCATCTTCAAGCAGAATAAATTTGATATTTGAACCTTCTTCCTCATAGACAGCTTTTCCGTCAGGCTTTGCTAAGGCTTGATTTATAATAACAGGCGCTATAAATTCTGCCTTCTTGAGTTCTTTTATAAGCTCATTTTCGTTTTTATTACTTGGATTATCTAAAAATTGTTTCATTGATTTAACTAAAACTTCGGACATTTTTACCTCTATTTTTAAAATTTTGAGAAATTATACATTTTTTAAAATTTTAAATCAAAATTTAGCGATAAATAAGTTTCGAGGTGATATAATCACAACTTCAATTTAGCTAATGGGTTCATAGCTCAGTTGGTTAGAGCATCCGGCTCATAACCGGATGGTCCCAGGTTCGAGTCCTGGTGAACCCACCATTACCTATTTTTTAAGCAATCTTTAAACTTCAAATTATTTCACAAAATTACTATAAATACGAGCTTTAATTATTTAAAACCACTATCAATTCATATAAACAGATTATGCTTTTGTGTGTAAGCTTAGAAAGCAATATAAGATTAGTGTAAAAGGAAATTTTCGGGCCTGTAGGCGTTATCATCAAATTTAAGAATGAAAAAGAGCTTATTAAGATGGTAAATGATAGCGAATATGGCCTTGGCGGCGGGGTCTTTACTAAAGATATCACAAAAGCTCTAAGAACAGCGCGCGCGATGGAAACAGGTCGCGTCTGGGTAAACTGCTATAACCAAATTCCTGCCGGAAGTCCGTTTGGCGGATATAAGAACTCAGGTATAGGCAGAGAGACTCATAAAATCATACTTGAGCACTGTACTCAGATGAAAAATATCATGATTGATCTAACGGGAAAACCAAGCGGCTTTTACTGATATTTAAACGTCCCCTAAATTTAGGGGACGTTTGATTTTGTTTCGTATGAATTTTTAAAATTTGCACACAAATATCACTTTATCTTGAAAGTAAACGAAGCGATCAGTATCTCCTCATCGCATCTTTTACTCTCACCAAAGGCTCTTTTGTGCATGACTTTTAGTATCCATTTGCCGGGTGCTAAAGCCATAACTTCGGTTATACCTTCTAAATCAGTAGTTGCCGAAAATGCAAATTTATCTTTTAAAAATTTATCAAATGTTCCGTCTATTCTAGCCGTTTTAAGCGGCTTTCCTTCAAGCAGAATTTGAATTTTAAAAGGCTTATTTATATCAAAATTTACAGGATTTTCAAGCGGCACTATCTCCAGCTTTTGCCCTATGGTTTTAGTTACAAACTCATCTTGTTCGCTGTCAATATTTACAACCTCTTTTGCATACATTGAAGCTTGCATGCAGTAAGCGGAATCTGCTATCTGATCTTTTGTCTTATCCATATACCATTTGCCGTTTGCGTCTTTTGACCAAAACGTGCTTTTATACTCGCCTGCTAGGATATAACTTCCTTTTTTAAGCTTTTCTCCTTCGTAGTGGTAGCTTTCGCCTGTTTGGATTAGCTCTGTTTTGCCTCCGTCTTTTGAGATGATTGTAAGCGGAATAAAGGATTTAGTCTCATCTTTGGGTATCATCTCTTGATGAGGGAAGTTGTGTCCGTAGCCTATATCGGCTCTAAATTTATCCGAATTTTCTCCAAACACCCAAAAGTCATGAGCGTACGCTGCGTTTAGTATTGCGAGAGTAAATAGCGTAGCTAAAATTTTATTTATCATGATTATTCCTTAGATTAAAGAAATTTGGCATCAAATTTAACGCCAAATTTTAAAAGCTATATTTAACTCCAAGCCCAAAAGTTCTGCCCTTATCATACTCTACAAGCACGCCGTAAGATCTATCAAAGACATTCATCGGATACTCTTTGTCGGCTATGTTTTTAGCGTATAGATATACGTCGAAATTTTTCTTCATATAGCCTATCTTGGCGTCAGCCGTGAAGTAGCTTGCCCTAGCGACTGAGTTTTGAGGATCAAAGTATGTTTTTCCGATGAGGTTACCGTCTATCCTTGCATATAGTCCAAACGGCGCATAATACGAAGCTCCAAGTGAGAATTTATATTCCGGATTGTATTCGATTTTGTTGCCTTTGTTGTTTTTGCCGTTAGGGCTAATATAATTGCCGTATTTTGTTCTAAGTAAGCTTGCAGCCATGTTTATAGCAAGCTCTTTTGTAGCTCTTGCTACACCTTCTAGCTCAATGCCCATTGAGGTTGCCTTATCGGCGTTTCCTGTTATGAAATTTGCTGGGTTTTTAGGATCTATCATGTAGATATGGGTATCTTTTATATCCATATAAAAGGCAGCCGCTGAAAATCTAAAACTATCATAGGCCCCTTTTATGCCGATTTCGTAGTTGTCGCTGGTTTGTGACTCAAATTTATTCTCATCTTTTGTTCCTCCCATAGGAAATGAGTTAAATCCTCCCGCTAGATAGCCTTTAGCATACATCGCGTAAATGCTAAGTTCATCTTGTAAGGCGTATTCAAGAGCTATCTTTGGCAGGAATTTGTTCCAGCTTGCATCGTTTTCAAACGAGTAAAACGGTGCAGTTTTGCTTGAGCCGACAGGATACATATAGGTATCTACCTTGATATCTTTTTTGATCTTTTGGTATCTTCCGCCAAGCGTTAGATCAAGCTTTGAGGTAATAGGATATATGGCTTGAGCGAAGATTGAAGCTGTTTTGCTGTTCATCTTTGCAGGTGCGTCCATTTCCGTAGGCGTTCCCATCATCATAAACTGCATGCCCATTTTTCTTATATCTATCTTTTCGTTTTCAAAGAAAAGCCCGGCAATCCATCTTAAATTTTGCTCTTCATTGCTTGAGAGCCTAAATTCTTGAGATAAATTTTTAATTCTCATATCAGAAAACATGATTAGATTGTTGTTGTGCGGAAAATACTTGCTTCCCGCATCTAAGTCGTAGTTGCTTGACTGATCTATCTTTTTATATGTGGTGATAGAGCTTAGATCTACACTGTCAAAATTATAAGTGGCGTTTAGGGCGATGGAATTTGACTTTTCAAGTGAGTGTGTTTCACTTTCAAGCCTTGTTGTTTTGACATCGTCTCTTTTGAAGCTTTTAAATTTGTCATAAGGGATTACTATGCCGTCCGTGCCGTTAAATTTCTTGTAGTATCTATCCGCAAAAAGCTTTAAAGATAGCCTATCCGTAGGTATAAATTTCAAATTTAGTCCGAAGTTGTTAAGCTCTTTGCCGTTTGATTTTTTGCCTGTTATCTCGTCAGTGATCCAGCCTTGATCTTTGGATGCTGAGCCGTTTAGCCCAAGATATAGCACGTCATCTACAAGTGCGCCGTTTGCCTCAAAGGTGCCGACTCTGTATTTATATGAGCCATACTCTGCGCCGACACTTCCCGACCACTCGTTGCTAGGCTCTTTTAAGACCACGTTGATAACGCCGCCGATAGAGTCTTTACCGTAGATCGCACTTGACGGACCTTTTAGGATTTCGATTCTCTCCACGTTTGTGATAGGCACGTATGCTCCAAATTGATTACCGTGCGCTACACCATTTATGAAGATCGTTACAGGATTTGTTCTGGTAAATATCGAGCCGTTAAGCCCTCTTGTAAAAATTCCTCCGTGAAGCCCCGTTGTGGTCGATATACTTGGCACGCTTTTTAGCAGGTCTTCTATGGTTTTTATACCCTTTTCCTCTACTTCTATACTGTCAATCACACTGATACTTTGTGGGATATCTTTTAGTTTTTCCTCTATTTTGTTTGCTGTTACTTTAACCTCGCCAAGAGATACGCTCTCTGTTGCAAAGATATACGGGCATGCCGCTAAAGAGATAACGGCTGCAACTTTTAAGTATTTAGCTTTCACTTTAACTCCTGATTGTAAAAATATTTAAGTTTCATTTTACTATAATGGGATAATTATTATCAATACAAAAATATCGCTAAAAGGATTAAAAGATAGCGTTAGTTGGATTATTTTCAAATTTGTGGAGAGACTATGAGTGAAAGCAGAAAGCTTGATAAATTTTTTGATGAATTTGAGTGTAGAGTCGAATTTGGCGAAGAGAAAAAATATAAAGAAATTTCATTTAAAGATGAAAATTTAAACTGCGAACTTGAGTATTACGAGACGGGAAGCGGGCTTGGTTACTGCTCTTACGATATAAGATATAGCGAAAATTTAAGGTATCTCTCAAAGAAGAGCCCGCACTCCTTTTTATGCTTTAATGTGGGGCAGAGTGCAAACAGCTTAAGCTGGTCAAAAGATAGCCTTGTTTTAAAGCCGGGACAGCTGTGTATGGGCAGTATAAACGATAGCTTTATGGCGACAAGCAAACATCAGGGTAAAAGCTACAAGAGCCAGTCGATAATAATTGAAAATTCGCTCATCCAAGAGCTTGGAATTTTTAAAATTTTAAGTAGCGATGATGAGTTTTGCGCTAGGATAATAGATACAAATTTGACTCAAAATTTGATACTAAAAGAGCTCGCAAACTCTAAAATTTATAGCGGAAAGATGAGAGAAATTTTTATAGAGTCTAAAATTTTAGAGATGGTTTATAAAAGCTTTGCGGAAGTAAAAGCCCAAGATAGCGACAAATTTAGATATAGTGAAGATGATTTGAAACTGATACATAAAGCAAGAGAAATTTTGCTTAAAGATATACAAAATCCACCAACCATAAAAGAGCTTGCAACTCTTTGTGCTACGAACGAATTTAAGCTTAAAAATGGGTTTAAACACTGCTTTAACACGACGATTCATAGAGCTTTGCAAGATGAGCGCCTAAAGATAGCTAAAAGCCTTCTTGAACAAAACGATATAAACGTAAAAGAGGCTGCAAAGATAGTGGGATATAGCAGTTTCGCGCATTTTACTAAGATATTTAAAGAGAAATTTGGCGTATTGCCTATGGAAATTTTAAGAGGCGGTAAATTTTAGCTTTTTAAGCTAAGTTTTTGAGCTTAGGAAATTACCTGCTATAATGGCTGAAATTTTACAAGGAGAAAATATGCCAAAAGATGCAAACGGAACAGAACTAAACGCCGGAGATAACGTAACTTTGATAAAAGATTTAAAGGTAAAAGGCGCAGGCGCTACTCTTAAAAGAGGAACGATAGCAAGAAATATAAAGCTAACCGGCAATGATAAAGAGGTTGAGTGTAGGATAGATAAGATGGGTGTTATCGTACTTAAAACCGAGTTTTTAAAGAAGGCGTAAGTTAAAATTTAATCTTTACAAAGCGATATGTCGGATCAAATCTAAAGGTAAGCAGATTTTGTAAAATCCCAAATAGGCTTAAAAATGTAACAAAACTGCTTCCTCCGTAGCTGTAAAACGGAAGCGGAATACCTACAACCGGAGCAAATCCAATAGTCATCATAATGTTTACACTTACATAGATAAATATCAAAATTCCAATTCCAGTCGTCACCACTTGCGTGAAATAATCATCTTTAAGACCGTAGTTTAGGCTAAGCAGATGGGTGATTAAAAATCCGTAAAACATCATCAGCGTAAATGCCCCCAAAAAACCAAATCTTTCAATGGTATATGAAAAGATAAAATCACTAGTTGCAATTGGCAAAAATTTAAAGTGCGTTTGAGTGGCTTCATCTTTTGGTTTGCCCGTGAGACCACCGCTTCCTATGGCGACTATGCTTTGGCGAACGTGATAGCTTGATTCTTCGCTTAAAAAATCATTGATTCTTTTTTTCTGATAGTCGTGCAAATTTTCATATATTAAAGGAGCCAATATGACTATACCGGCGGCTATGCTAAGCCATATTTTTTTATTTACCCCTATGATGAATAAAATCGCATATCCCATAATTATAAGGATCAAAGCAGTGCCAAGATCAGGCTCTTTCATAATTAAAAATGCAGGTAGGATTATGTATATACTAAGTCTTAAAAAATCCTTGAGCCCATAACCGTTAATTCCCGGAGGGCGATGCTTTACTAGGTATGCCATCATAAGTAAAAATGATGGCTTGATTATCTCTGATGGCTGAATAGTAAAATGCACAAAAGGGATTTCAAGCCAGCGTTTTGCTCCGAGTTTTGTTACTCCAAATAGATCAACACTTATTAAAAGCGCTATACATAGCCAGTAAAATGCCGGTATGAGCCATTCAAGCCTCCTTATGGGAAGCAGGAAAAAAAATGTAAAAGCGAGTAGTCCTATGCTGAAATATATAAGCTGTTTATTTGATAGAATAGAATTTGCTTCCGAAACTAAAATATATGATAAAATTATAATAGGTAGTATCAAGATTGGTTGAACAAAGTCAAAATGAGTTAGAATTCGCCTATCAAGTCTTATCAAAATTTCGCCTTTTTTAGCGGAATTATAACACCAAAAAGGAAACGGTTGAATCAAATATCTGTAAAAGAGAGTAAAGATATAGGCAAAAGATTAGATCTATTTTTGTCTGAAGAGCTTAAAATCTCAAGAAATCAAATTTTAAATTTAATTAAAAATGGCTGTGTAAGTCTAAATTCAAAGCCCATATTAAAGGGCTCGGCTAAGCTTAGTCTAGATGACGTTATAGATGTAAAAATTTTAGAATCAAATGATGAAAATTTAAATTTTAGTGCGGAATTTGAAGTGTCTATTTTGTATGAAGATGATGATTTGATAGTACTTAATAAGCCGCCAAATTTAGTTGTTCATCCAGCTCCGAGCGTTAAAGAGGCTACGCTTGTAGACTGGCTTGGAAAGAAAGGCTTTTTACTATCTACTTTAAGCGGAGAGAGTAGAGCGGGCATTGTTCATAGGCTTGATAAGGGCACTAGCGGAGCTATAGTCGTGGCTAAAAACAACCGTTCACACGTAGCGCTTTCGGCTCAGTTAAGCGATAAGACAATGGGCAGAATTTATCTTGCGATTACTGATTTGCCACTTAAAGAGGAGTGTGTGATAGAGCGAAAAATAGGGAGAAATCCGAATAATCGTTTAAAAAAAGCTATTACAATTGACGGAAGAAGCGCTAAGAGTGCCTTTGTAAATTTGATTCAAGAGAGCGGAGTAAATTTAATAGCAGCTAAGCTTTTTACCGGCAGAACTCATCAGATCAGAGTTCATTTAGCCAGCATTAACCGCCATATTTTGGGCGATACTTTATATGGGTTTAAGAGCGAAAACGATAAAATAAAAAGAGTTATGCTCCACGCCTACGGGCTTTACTTCACTCATCCCAATACAGGTAAAAGGATGGAATTTGTAGCTCCGCTTTGGGATGACTTTAATGAAATTTTATTTAATAAATTTAATAAGGAGATAGTTTATGAAAAGATCGATTTTAAAAGGCTTGATGCTATCTTTGGCAGTTGTAATCACTGGCTGTGTCTCGCCTAGTACACCTACACAAATCAATTCAAATTTGCCCACTGTTACTAGTTTAAAAACTATTAGCGATATGACTGAAATAGGCTTTGAATGGACTCCTACTACTACAACAGATGTAGCAGGATACTATCTTTACAGATCAAATTCTAACGAAAACAGCAGTAAAATGAAGGTTGTGGCCGATATAAAAGATCGCTTTGCAAGTCATTATGTGGATTCAAATTTGGCTCCAGAGACTACATATTCATATGAGATGAGAACTTATAACGCAAACAAGCAAATTTCAAATCCAGGTGTAGTTATAAGTGCAAGCACTAGACCTCTTATAGAGTCGGTGCCTTTTTTAAGAGCTCTTACTAATTTGCCGGAACGTGTGAAGTTAATATGGCGTCCGCATCCTGATTTAAGAGTGGCGTCTTATATAGTGGAAAAAGCAGATATTGGTAAAGATAATTGGAGACAGATAGCAGAAATTAAAGGAAGGCTTCATGCCGAATATATCGATGATAGCGTAAAATCAGGCAGAGGGTATAAATATAGAGTTTTTGTAAAAACAAGCACGGGAGTTATATCTAAACCAAGCGAGATAGTTGATTCTACTACAAAACCCCTTCCAAACAAAGTTGTAAATATACAAGCTACTACAAATGCTCCAAAAAAGATTATTATCACATGGGATAGCGTGGCGAGCGAAGACTTTGGATACTACAAAATTTATAGCACTTCAAATAAATTTTTGCCATATACATATCTTGCTAAAACCAAAACAAATAGCTACGAGGATTTAATTAACGAAAATGGCGCTACAAGGCTATATAAGATTACTATTGTAGATAAAGACGGACTTGAGTCTAAAAAGCCCGATGAAGCCGTTACAGGATCAACTCTGGCGGCCATAGACGCTCCTATAATATCATCCATAGTAGCTGATAGTTCAGCTGTAAAAGTTCAGTGGAGCGGACCAAAAGAGGCTAGAAGCTATACTGTAATCAGGGAAGGCGGAGAAGGAGAGAGAAGATTTACAAATATAACTAGTAATGAATTTATAGATACTGATGTCAATTATAGTCTAAAATATACATATAAAGTTATAGCTATAGACGAGTATGGCATAAGTTCTGATGAATCCCATAAAGCTATGGTAATTATAGAATAATGCCAAATTTTATAACTAAAAATTTAAAATCTTTAGCCTATCCGATTATTCAGGATGAGGTGGTTTTTGCATGGGAAGCAAGAGGCAGAAACTCTACTATTATCTATACTCAAAGTGGAATTGAAGAGTTTTTTGTGACTTTGAAAGAGCATAAAAATGGCTTTTTAGTAAAAGGCGATAAGATCACGAGACCTGCTCAAGTAGGGCTGCTGCAAAAGGCTTTGGTTAAATTTAAAGAGCTAAATTGCCAAGAAGTTTTAAGTGAGGCAATAGCTGTAAAAAAAACTCATTTAACGCAAAAAACTACTTATATTTCAGATACTAAAGAGCTTTTAAAAATTTTAAAAGAGCCAAGGCTATCTAAAATTTTTATAGAGATAGGATTTGGTTCCGGTAGACATCTACTCTGGCAAGCAGAAAAAAACCCCGATGCTTTGGTCATAGGCATAGAGGTCTATAAGCCATCTATCGAGCAGGTCGCAAAGCTTGCAAAGAGTAAAAATTTAAACAATGTAGTTCTTATCAATAGCGATGCTAGGTTGCTTTTGTCCTTGATCGATTCAAATTTCATAGATAAAATTTTTCTTCACTTTCCTGTGCCCTGGGATGACGCTCCTCATAGGCGAGTAGTTTCTGAAAAATTTATAAAAGAGTGCGAAAGAACTCTTAAAATAGGCGGTAGATTCGAGCTTAGAAGTGATAGCAGAAATTATACAGAGTACACTATATCTCAGCTTTTAAATTTGCATAGCTCAAAACTTATTGTGGATAAAAATAAATATCTTAATGTTTCAAGTAAATATGAGGATAGATGGAAAAAACAGCTTAAAGACATATATGATGTAACTTTTGAGTGCGAAATAAAAAGCGAGCCCTTAAAAACACTTAGCGAGATGAAATTTGAAGGCGGTTACGATATCAAGGCTATATCTAAAAATTTTAAAAATATAATTATTAAAAAAGATGACTGTTTTTTGCATATTGAAGAGAAATTTGAAAAAAGCGAGGATGAAATTTTGCTTCGCATATCTTTTGGCGCATTTTCTCAGCCAGAGCAGTGTTATCTACTGCTCACTCCTAAAAGGTGTGAATACTTTATCAAAAAGCCGCTTTTAACGAGAGAAAATTTAGAGGCACATTTTGCACTAAAGGAGTATTTGGCTAATGCAAAAGATTATTAGTTCCAGAGGTCTTTCGCTAGGTTATAATCAAAATGAGCTTATAGTTCAAAATGTGGATTTGGATATTAGCGCTAGCGATTTTGTAATAATAACGGGTAAAAGTGGTAGCGGAAAATCTACTATAATTAAGTCGCTTTACGGAGAGATTAAGCCATACTCCGGCTCTCTTGAAGTTTGCCTTGCCAATATGAACGGGATAAGTCAAAAAAAGCTTAGTGAGGTTAGGCAAAAAATCGGAATCATATTTCAAAACTACCGCTTGATAAATGAGTGGAGTGTCGAGAGAAATGTGATGCTACCGCTTATGATAAAGGGGCTTGCGCATAATGTATGTAAAAATCAAGCACATAAGCTGCTAAAGCATGTAAATTTACTACACAAGGCTCATAAATTTCCACTTGAACTAAGTGGAGGGGAGCAGCAGCGTGTGGCTATGGCTAGAGCTTTGGCTCATAATCCAAATCTGCTCTTATGCGATGAACCTACCGGAAATTTGGATGATTATTCAAGCGATGTTATATGGTCGCTTTTGCGTTCTGCAAGGGAATTTTTAGGCACTTGCGTGGTAGTAGTAACTCATAAAATCCCATCTACCTTAAGGGTGCATTATCGTCACTTCGTGATAGAAAACGGAGGTGTGCATGAGATCTCTTAAGAATCATTTTGGAGTTATCTTTCCTCTTGTTGCTCTTCTTTTTTGTATCCAGTTTATAACTCTTGTGGGTAATGTCATAAAAGATTATGAAAAACTGATGAGTGAGGATTATAACATCATAGTAGTTAGCTCAAAAGATCTGAATAGCTCTAATATAAAGCCTTTGGTAAGTGATTTTGAATCCATCGAGAGATTGGGTACAAAATCGGTTTTAGATAGACTTTCTAAAGATATTTCAGCCAAAAATTTAAATATTTTACAGAACTCTTTGCCTAAATTTTACTCCATTAAACTGCAAATTTTTCCAAGTGTTGAATATATGGAGGAGATTAAAGCAAAGCTTCTGAAAGTAAATGGCGTTAGTAGAGTGGAGACATTTTCAAAGACTCATAATAAGATTTATAAAATTTTAAATCTAATTAAAAAAATATCTGAAATTTTTTCTATTTTAATTGTTATTTTAGGACTTATGCTAGTGCTAAAACAGATGAGAATTTGGCTATACGAGCATAAGGAACGAATAGACATCATGACTCTTTTTGGCGCATCTTTTTGGCTAAAATCAGGAGTGCTATATAAGATGGCTGTAGTTGATTCTATTATTGCTGCTATTATTGTTACCGTATTTTACTATTTGCTGCCTGATTTTAATGTTGTAATTTTTATGATGGATGAGGTTAGTTTAAAAATTCCTAATGTGGACATAATATATGAAGGAGGTAGGCTACTTGCCATATCTTTGGCGCTTAGCATAATAGCAGTTTCTTTGGTTATGAGAGAGGCTAAAAAGAACAGCATATGAAAATTTTACTATTTTTATTATTTTTTTTAGGAGCATCATTTTGTGCTAGTACTGATGATAAAATTAAAGTGCAGACGTCATCTTTGCAACTTTCAAATCAAATAGCAAGTAAGCTAAATAAAAAATTAGATGACTTAGCTAAAGACATCAAGGATGGAGAGTCGGAACTAGAGAAAATAGATTCTAAAATGAAAGAGTTATTAGCTCAGATTGCTGAGCTTGAAAATAGAGCAAGCAGTGCAAATAGCGAGCTTAAAAAGCTAAATGAACAAAATAGCGAACTCTTGCAAAATCAAAGACTTATAGAGCAAAATATGATACGTATAATATCAGATCATTTTGCGTTTGATCTTATTGCACCAAAAGAGTATGAGGACAGCAACGAAAGCATAATCGCAACTGAAATTTTGGTTAATTTAAATAGCGTGATAAAAGATGATTTCAAAAATTTAGTTAAGGATTATGAAAAGACCACAAATTCAATCAAAGATCAAAATGATAAGATACAAAATATACAGGCTGATTTAAAAACTTATAAACAAAAGCGAACGGAGCTTGCGTTGCTTCAAAGTGAACAGTCTAAGACCGTGGCTAATTTAAAGCAAGATAGGCAGAGCTATTCTAAAAAATTATCTATGATTCAAGAGCAGCAAAAAGAGATAAGAAAGACTCTAGAGGAGCTTAAAATAGTCGCAAGACAAGAGGTTGAAGAGGCAAAGAGGCTAGCGGAGCAAAAAGAAGCCGAAAAAACAAAAAAAGATAAAAAGCATAAAAAAGATAAAGATACTAAAGATGAAAAAAACAATGGTTCTGTTAAGCAAGTGGGCTCAAGCTATCAGGCAAGTTTAGTGAAAAAATATAGCGGAGAAAAGACGATAGCCCCTCTTGATAGCTTTACTGTTAAGCAAAAATTCGGAAACTATATCGATCCTATATATAATATTAAAATTTTTAATGAGTCCGTAGTGCTAAGCTCTCAAACCGCTGATGCAAAGGTAAAAAGCGTATTAAATGGCAAAGTTGTATTCGCAAAGGATACGGCTATGCTGGATAAGGTTGTAATTATAGAAAATGCAAACGGAATTCATACTATCTATGCACATCTTAGCCAAATAGCGCCTACTGTAAAAGTTGGCAAAAAGGTTCAAAAAGGCTATGTCATAGGACGAGTATCAAAAGATCTAACATTTGAAGTAACTCAAAAAAATTACCATATAGATCCGCTTGAAATGATAACCCTTAAATAGATATTTGAGATAAAAGATTAGCAGAATTTAAACACTTTTTTGCTAAAATGCTTGAATTTTAAGGAGAATTTATGGAGCGTAAAAAGCGAATTTTAGTCAAATTTTCGGGTGAGGCATTAGCTGGAGAGAGTGGGTTTGGTATAGATAATTTAGTTTTAAAATTTATCGCCAAGCAGATAAAAGAGCTTGTGGAAAACGGCGTTGAAGTAGGCATAGTTATAGGCGGCGGAAATATTATAAGAGGTGTGAGTGCCGCAAAAGACGGTATCATCAAACGCAC includes:
- a CDS encoding fibronectin type III domain-containing protein, producing MKRSILKGLMLSLAVVITGCVSPSTPTQINSNLPTVTSLKTISDMTEIGFEWTPTTTTDVAGYYLYRSNSNENSSKMKVVADIKDRFASHYVDSNLAPETTYSYEMRTYNANKQISNPGVVISASTRPLIESVPFLRALTNLPERVKLIWRPHPDLRVASYIVEKADIGKDNWRQIAEIKGRLHAEYIDDSVKSGRGYKYRVFVKTSTGVISKPSEIVDSTTKPLPNKVVNIQATTNAPKKIIITWDSVASEDFGYYKIYSTSNKFLPYTYLAKTKTNSYEDLINENGATRLYKITIVDKDGLESKKPDEAVTGSTLAAIDAPIISSIVADSSAVKVQWSGPKEARSYTVIREGGEGERRFTNITSNEFIDTDVNYSLKYTYKVIAIDEYGISSDESHKAMVIIE
- a CDS encoding FtsX-like permease family protein yields the protein MRSLKNHFGVIFPLVALLFCIQFITLVGNVIKDYEKLMSEDYNIIVVSSKDLNSSNIKPLVSDFESIERLGTKSVLDRLSKDISAKNLNILQNSLPKFYSIKLQIFPSVEYMEEIKAKLLKVNGVSRVETFSKTHNKIYKILNLIKKISEIFSILIVILGLMLVLKQMRIWLYEHKERIDIMTLFGASFWLKSGVLYKMAVVDSIIAAIIVTVFYYLLPDFNVVIFMMDEVSLKIPNVDIIYEGGRLLAISLALSIIAVSLVMREAKKNSI
- a CDS encoding ABC transporter ATP-binding protein; translated protein: MQKIISSRGLSLGYNQNELIVQNVDLDISASDFVIITGKSGSGKSTIIKSLYGEIKPYSGSLEVCLANMNGISQKKLSEVRQKIGIIFQNYRLINEWSVERNVMLPLMIKGLAHNVCKNQAHKLLKHVNLLHKAHKFPLELSGGEQQRVAMARALAHNPNLLLCDEPTGNLDDYSSDVIWSLLRSAREFLGTCVVVVTHKIPSTLRVHYRHFVIENGGVHEIS
- the trmB gene encoding tRNA (guanosine(46)-N7)-methyltransferase TrmB — its product is MPNFITKNLKSLAYPIIQDEVVFAWEARGRNSTIIYTQSGIEEFFVTLKEHKNGFLVKGDKITRPAQVGLLQKALVKFKELNCQEVLSEAIAVKKTHLTQKTTYISDTKELLKILKEPRLSKIFIEIGFGSGRHLLWQAEKNPDALVIGIEVYKPSIEQVAKLAKSKNLNNVVLINSDARLLLSLIDSNFIDKIFLHFPVPWDDAPHRRVVSEKFIKECERTLKIGGRFELRSDSRNYTEYTISQLLNLHSSKLIVDKNKYLNVSSKYEDRWKKQLKDIYDVTFECEIKSEPLKTLSEMKFEGGYDIKAISKNFKNIIIKKDDCFLHIEEKFEKSEDEILLRISFGAFSQPEQCYLLLTPKRCEYFIKKPLLTRENLEAHFALKEYLANAKDY
- a CDS encoding RluA family pseudouridine synthase, coding for MNQISVKESKDIGKRLDLFLSEELKISRNQILNLIKNGCVSLNSKPILKGSAKLSLDDVIDVKILESNDENLNFSAEFEVSILYEDDDLIVLNKPPNLVVHPAPSVKEATLVDWLGKKGFLLSTLSGESRAGIVHRLDKGTSGAIVVAKNNRSHVALSAQLSDKTMGRIYLAITDLPLKEECVIERKIGRNPNNRLKKAITIDGRSAKSAFVNLIQESGVNLIAAKLFTGRTHQIRVHLASINRHILGDTLYGFKSENDKIKRVMLHAYGLYFTHPNTGKRMEFVAPLWDDFNEILFNKFNKEIVYEKIDFKRLDAIFGSCNHWLCLA
- a CDS encoding FtsW/RodA/SpoVE family cell cycle protein, translated to MIRLDRRILTHFDFVQPILILPIIILSYILVSEANSILSNKQLIYFSIGLLAFTFFFLLPIRRLEWLIPAFYWLCIALLISVDLFGVTKLGAKRWLEIPFVHFTIQPSEIIKPSFLLMMAYLVKHRPPGINGYGLKDFLRLSIYIILPAFLIMKEPDLGTALILIIMGYAILFIIGVNKKIWLSIAAGIVILAPLIYENLHDYQKKRINDFLSEESSYHVRQSIVAIGSGGLTGKPKDEATQTHFKFLPIATSDFIFSYTIERFGFLGAFTLMMFYGFLITHLLSLNYGLKDDYFTQVVTTGIGILIFIYVSVNIMMTIGFAPVVGIPLPFYSYGGSSFVTFLSLFGILQNLLTFRFDPTYRFVKIKF